Proteins co-encoded in one Candidatus Hydrogenedentota bacterium genomic window:
- a CDS encoding FtsQ-type POTRA domain-containing protein, whose amino-acid sequence MIWKKSSSQRGAAKGKVKNRGAKRSGRWVGYLGAVAIIGVFYYVTSSPSFSVQEISFDQLNWLNEADIQRDSGITVDDNIFFLDAEAVQRRLEALPYVKHCAVEKMFRYRKVYLRIDERRPIATVMVNNHLFEIDQDQFVLRELSPFSFHTDPLITNLPNLFALEIGKPIESVELGEALKLWGLFKALPFAKDLTLSELSAESHDSLCMYFEELPYELRWGRADFEAQIENLAILWDEKNGFIPCDYYLDLRFENLLPCY is encoded by the coding sequence ATGATCTGGAAAAAGTCTTCATCGCAACGGGGCGCTGCCAAAGGCAAGGTTAAGAATCGTGGGGCAAAGCGCTCCGGTCGATGGGTGGGCTATCTGGGGGCTGTCGCCATCATCGGTGTTTTTTACTACGTCACTTCGTCGCCTTCCTTTTCTGTACAAGAGATTAGTTTTGACCAATTGAATTGGCTGAACGAAGCAGATATACAGCGGGATTCAGGCATTACGGTTGACGACAACATCTTTTTTCTTGATGCCGAGGCAGTTCAAAGGCGCCTGGAAGCGCTTCCCTATGTGAAGCACTGTGCCGTTGAAAAAATGTTTCGTTATCGTAAAGTGTATCTTAGGATTGACGAGCGTCGGCCCATTGCAACGGTTATGGTCAACAACCATTTATTTGAGATCGATCAAGACCAATTTGTATTACGTGAGCTGTCTCCTTTTTCGTTTCATACGGATCCGCTGATCACGAACCTTCCCAATCTTTTCGCCTTGGAAATCGGCAAGCCCATTGAAAGCGTTGAGCTAGGCGAAGCGCTGAAATTGTGGGGTTTGTTCAAGGCTTTGCCTTTTGCTAAAGACCTGACCTTGTCGGAATTGTCTGCGGAAAGCCACGACTCGCTTTGCATGTATTTTGAAGAATTACCTTATGAGCTACGTTGGGGCCGTGCCGACTTCGAAGCCCAAATCGAGAACTTGGCCATTCTTTGGGACGAAAAAAACGGCTTTATCCCCTGTGATTATTATCTCGATCTTCGTTTCGAGAACCTTTTACCGTGTTATTAG
- the ftsZ gene encoding cell division protein FtsZ — protein MDSFEERESFDKGAVIKVCGVGGGGGNAVNRMIEAGMTNVDFIAINTDAMDLKSSLAATRLQIGWGRGLGAGAKPEVGRQSCEDDRERVRGVLEGADMVFLAAGLGGGTGTGASPIVAEEAAAAGALVVAIVTLPFSYEGKERMDNALAGLEELEEHVDSLIVVPNDRIAYLSDKDTRFIDSFRKGDEVLHDGVRAISQLITEPGLINVDFADVRTVMEARGRALMGIGVAEGNDRALRAAQEAITCPLLEQSTIEGAQGVIINVRGGEDLRTVEVNNANEFIMHSIGNEAKIVAGTMIDKDDRPEVQITVIAAGFPKRDPSEYTKPRRMSEAVKQSLNPTPLVIEKAAPVSEAAKPSSLMPEINTRPETAPISAAPKRVMPNKPKPEKSVSGQKELPLGVPMPAEVPEKEEVNLSIPAFLRRAMNKK, from the coding sequence ATGGATTCTTTTGAAGAACGAGAGAGTTTTGATAAAGGTGCAGTGATCAAGGTGTGTGGAGTTGGCGGCGGCGGCGGCAATGCCGTTAATCGCATGATTGAAGCGGGTATGACCAATGTGGATTTTATCGCGATCAATACGGATGCCATGGATTTGAAAAGCTCCTTGGCTGCGACGCGTCTGCAGATCGGATGGGGCCGCGGTTTGGGAGCGGGCGCCAAGCCTGAAGTGGGGCGCCAGTCCTGCGAAGATGATCGGGAACGGGTGCGCGGCGTCTTGGAAGGTGCCGATATGGTGTTCCTCGCTGCCGGTCTGGGCGGCGGGACGGGCACCGGCGCATCGCCTATCGTGGCGGAAGAGGCGGCCGCGGCGGGGGCACTTGTTGTCGCCATTGTAACGCTTCCTTTCAGTTATGAGGGTAAAGAGCGCATGGACAATGCGCTGGCCGGTCTGGAAGAACTGGAAGAGCATGTGGACTCCCTGATTGTTGTGCCCAACGACCGCATCGCCTATCTAAGCGATAAAGACACGCGTTTTATTGATTCTTTCCGCAAAGGGGATGAAGTGCTCCATGATGGGGTTCGCGCCATTTCGCAGCTGATCACGGAGCCGGGATTGATTAACGTAGACTTTGCCGATGTGCGTACGGTGATGGAAGCGCGCGGCCGTGCACTCATGGGCATTGGCGTGGCGGAGGGCAACGATCGCGCCTTGCGTGCGGCGCAAGAAGCGATCACCTGTCCGTTGCTTGAGCAGTCTACGATTGAAGGAGCCCAAGGCGTGATTATCAACGTTCGGGGCGGCGAAGATTTGCGTACCGTAGAAGTGAACAACGCGAATGAATTTATTATGCACAGCATCGGCAATGAGGCGAAGATTGTTGCAGGCACCATGATTGATAAGGACGATCGTCCTGAAGTTCAAATTACGGTGATTGCTGCGGGCTTCCCGAAACGGGATCCTTCTGAATATACGAAGCCCCGGCGCATGTCTGAGGCCGTGAAACAAAGCCTTAATCCTACGCCCCTCGTTATTGAGAAAGCGGCTCCGGTCAGCGAAGCAGCGAAACCGTCGTCCTTAATGCCGGAAATCAATACGAGACCGGAAACAGCGCCGATAAGTGCCGCGCCCAAGCGCGTTATGCCGAATAAACCTAAGCCGGAAAAGAGCGTGTCCGGTCAAAAAGAACTGCCTTTAGGCGTGCCCATGCCTGCGGAAGTGCCGGAAAAAGAAGAAGTGAATTTGTCGATCCCTGCTTTTTTACGGCGGGCCATGAACAAAAAATAA
- a CDS encoding serine/threonine protein kinase — protein sequence MSFLKKLIPGLGTTPKSKQIHRNTHHEDNDLEFSHVGPYKIIAPIGSGGMGTVYKALDPVRDVTVAIKILDRRYDLDKKRAKRDYLRREIIIAASLNHPTIIKMDKDIMIQEDNDGNLRRCLVMEYIDGYNLKHFIDNRILTMKQMTSIIVCLCEGLDFLHQNGVVHRDIKPANFLFSRDGKQIKIVDFGLSKTTSNWRMRWAKEVGGTRLYMSPEQLRKKSLDHRSDIFSFGITMFELFSGRHPCSGKSTKEIQKQILSSSYKWPRPSSVNAEIPTQMDKVVLKCLRRDITRRYQSCTELLLDLTRVTDSRI from the coding sequence ATGAGCTTTTTAAAAAAACTTATTCCGGGCTTGGGCACCACTCCCAAGAGCAAACAGATTCATCGCAACACCCATCATGAAGACAATGATTTGGAATTTTCCCATGTGGGCCCTTATAAGATCATTGCGCCCATAGGCAGCGGCGGTATGGGTACGGTATATAAGGCCTTGGATCCGGTCCGCGACGTTACGGTGGCGATTAAAATTTTGGATCGCCGCTATGACTTGGATAAGAAACGTGCCAAGCGTGATTATTTGCGGCGCGAGATCATCATTGCTGCGTCTCTGAATCATCCCACCATCATTAAGATGGATAAGGACATTATGATTCAGGAAGACAACGACGGCAACCTGCGGCGCTGCTTGGTTATGGAATATATTGACGGTTATAACTTGAAACATTTCATTGATAACCGAATTTTGACGATGAAACAAATGACGAGTATTATTGTGTGCCTCTGTGAAGGACTCGATTTCCTGCATCAAAATGGCGTGGTTCACCGAGATATTAAGCCGGCGAACTTCTTGTTTTCGCGCGACGGTAAACAGATCAAAATCGTGGACTTTGGGCTTTCTAAAACGACGAGTAATTGGCGTATGCGCTGGGCGAAAGAAGTGGGAGGCACGCGCCTCTACATGTCGCCCGAACAGCTGCGCAAAAAAAGCCTAGACCACCGCTCCGATATTTTCTCTTTCGGTATTACGATGTTTGAACTTTTTTCGGGCCGCCATCCCTGCAGCGGGAAGTCGACCAAAGAGATCCAGAAGCAAATTCTGAGTTCTTCTTATAAATGGCCGCGGCCCTCTTCGGTGAATGCGGAAATTCCCACGCAAATGGATAAGGTTGTTTTGAAATGTCTGAGACGGGACATCACCCGACGCTATCAATCTTGTACGGAATTACTGCTGGATCTAACACGGGTTACAGATTCAAGGATTTAA
- a CDS encoding L,D-transpeptidase family protein — protein MKKIYFGKKKKSEPRLALIVGVVALLFILILVGPYLYARSRSVLPALGAASKHSMEEQLQEANEYFNSTAYDEAEKILKPLLNGRDAVFTPRAILLQAAIENKRDNQESALELLSKACETFAGSPEFPALNVEKGRQYERMGQQDEAQQIYESVRDNAAPEQQAAATAGLGRLAEKSGNKQEARDLYRDALPRLSIGTAQWDEVADDLGRLNVELIFSPQETSDSRFYSVEKGDSLISIGIKLNTTQGLLMTANNITDPSKLHLGQRLKYTPKDFYIIIERSTCNLYLFDSHGFFKRYKVGLGKPGHETTLGSYVIGNKQKDPVWFKPGAGAIDAGSEDNELGTRWMPLVPTKEGLPTDLGIHGTVAPETVGFYSSKGCARMENEKVEELFDLVVRSTPVDIVESLADRDKDVQEEAHPLPAAEAVPVLSEESAAAPEPLEPIDPPADL, from the coding sequence ATGAAAAAGATCTATTTTGGCAAAAAGAAAAAATCAGAACCGCGTTTAGCGTTGATTGTAGGCGTAGTTGCGCTGCTTTTTATTCTCATTCTCGTGGGTCCCTATCTCTACGCCCGTTCGCGAAGCGTATTGCCCGCCCTTGGTGCCGCATCCAAACACAGTATGGAAGAGCAGCTGCAAGAAGCGAACGAATATTTCAATAGCACCGCTTACGATGAGGCTGAGAAAATACTGAAGCCCCTGTTGAACGGCAGAGACGCCGTGTTCACGCCCCGCGCGATCCTCTTGCAGGCAGCCATTGAAAATAAACGGGATAACCAAGAGAGCGCCCTTGAGCTGTTATCAAAGGCTTGCGAGACTTTCGCGGGCAGCCCCGAATTTCCCGCCTTGAATGTGGAGAAAGGGCGGCAGTATGAGCGGATGGGTCAGCAGGATGAGGCACAGCAGATTTATGAATCCGTCCGCGACAACGCGGCGCCCGAACAGCAGGCAGCGGCTACGGCAGGCTTGGGCAGGCTCGCCGAGAAATCCGGCAACAAACAGGAAGCCCGCGATCTGTACCGGGACGCCTTGCCCCGACTGAGCATTGGCACCGCCCAATGGGATGAGGTTGCCGATGATCTTGGCAGGCTTAATGTGGAATTAATCTTTTCGCCGCAAGAGACTTCGGACAGCCGTTTCTATTCGGTAGAAAAAGGCGATTCGCTCATCTCCATCGGCATCAAACTGAATACGACGCAGGGCCTGTTGATGACGGCGAACAACATAACGGATCCGTCGAAACTTCATTTGGGTCAGCGGCTCAAATATACGCCCAAAGACTTTTATATCATTATTGAACGAAGCACCTGCAATCTCTACCTCTTCGACTCCCATGGCTTTTTCAAGCGCTACAAAGTGGGGCTGGGCAAACCGGGACATGAGACTACGCTGGGCAGCTATGTCATCGGCAACAAACAAAAAGATCCCGTGTGGTTTAAACCGGGAGCCGGCGCCATTGATGCAGGTTCGGAAGACAACGAATTGGGAACACGCTGGATGCCGCTGGTGCCGACGAAAGAAGGACTGCCCACAGATCTCGGTATCCACGGCACGGTTGCACCGGAAACGGTGGGCTTCTATTCTTCCAAAGGCTGTGCGCGCATGGAAAACGAAAAGGTGGAAGAGCTCTTCGATTTGGTGGTGCGCTCCACGCCGGTGGACATTGTTGAGAGCCTCGCCGATCGGGATAAGGACGTGCAAGAAGAGGCGCATCCTTTGCCGGCAGCTGAAGCGGTGCCCGTTCTTTCTGAGGAAAGCGCTGCTGCGCCTGAGCCGCTGGAGCCCATCGATCCGCCCGCGGATCTTTAA
- a CDS encoding radical SAM protein translates to MFCKFCINDHQLQSFSKEEYVELVDDLAEEGFKNIVIGGGEPFTWRHGLRFAATAAKARGFYVQVGTNGILMPSDNSFAGVVDRFVLPLDSADGEEHDCLRTDIPGTGSHHRLILERLEELRQWDYSVTVSTVVSQLTFRNLLSLGDLLADYVGKGGRLHAWHLYRFIPRGRGGAQMLELLNISREDYNSAARTVLAQQYPIIVYRPPYMRHSRMVDFFWKEADRLRIGSKEWSRQHETLPLSAKKR, encoded by the coding sequence ATGTTTTGTAAATTCTGTATTAACGACCATCAGCTCCAGTCTTTTTCTAAAGAGGAATATGTAGAGCTGGTGGACGACCTCGCCGAAGAGGGCTTTAAGAATATTGTCATTGGCGGCGGGGAACCCTTTACCTGGCGTCATGGTCTTCGCTTTGCGGCGACTGCCGCGAAGGCGCGCGGATTTTATGTGCAGGTGGGCACCAACGGCATTTTGATGCCTTCCGACAATAGCTTCGCCGGTGTGGTGGACCGCTTTGTGCTCCCTTTGGACAGTGCCGACGGGGAAGAACATGATTGTCTGCGCACGGACATTCCGGGCACAGGCAGCCATCACCGCCTTATTCTGGAGCGCCTCGAAGAGCTGCGCCAATGGGACTATTCCGTGACCGTGTCCACCGTGGTCTCTCAGCTTACCTTCAGGAACCTCCTTTCTTTAGGCGACCTTCTGGCCGATTATGTAGGCAAGGGGGGGAGGCTCCATGCCTGGCATTTGTACCGTTTCATTCCGCGGGGGCGCGGCGGCGCGCAGATGTTGGAGCTTTTAAATATTTCGCGGGAAGACTATAACAGCGCGGCGCGGACCGTTTTGGCGCAGCAATATCCCATTATTGTGTATCGGCCCCCCTACATGCGCCATTCCCGAATGGTTGACTTTTTTTGGAAAGAAGCAGATCGTCTTCGTATCGGCAGCAAAGAATGGAGCCGCCAGCACGAAACACTCCCTTTATCTGCTAAAAAGAGATAA
- the hydG gene encoding [FeFe] hydrogenase H-cluster radical SAM maturase HydG, which produces MTVQNASVTIDEERIHHILENTVEDRVHVREVLQKSLELKGLEDSDVPILMAIQSPDLLEELFHTARQAKLEIYGRRIVLFAPLYVSNLCSNDCTYCAFRRANKEVKRRALRQDEVANETKIILDQGHKRILLVAGESYPNEGINYIFDCIDTIYDMKTEWGEIRRVNVNIAPLTLEEFQELKLRRIGTYQLFQETYHRDTYKKVHIAGKKRDFDWRITAMDRAMAAGIDDVGIGALFGLYDWRFEMLALLQHIAHLVKHFGIGPHTISVPRIEPAVGSDLSLHPPIPVTDLEFKKLVAILRLTVPYTGIIMSTRETPEMRHETLALGVSQISAGSRTNPGGYNEDEQFDTSQFSLGDHRNLDEVVADITSMGYIPSFCTGCYRMKRTGKDFMDLAKPGLIKNYCDVNALSTFAEFLEHYASAETKESGDALVDSILEEMPAARRERAEKLVKGVRAGGRDLYV; this is translated from the coding sequence ATGACAGTTCAAAATGCGTCGGTGACAATTGATGAAGAACGAATTCACCATATCCTGGAAAATACGGTTGAGGATAGGGTGCACGTACGCGAGGTTCTTCAAAAATCCTTGGAGCTGAAAGGGCTGGAAGATTCAGATGTGCCCATATTGATGGCGATCCAATCGCCTGATTTGTTGGAAGAGTTGTTTCATACAGCGCGCCAAGCGAAGCTGGAGATTTACGGGCGTCGTATTGTGCTCTTTGCGCCGCTCTATGTTTCCAACCTCTGTTCGAATGACTGCACTTATTGCGCCTTTCGCCGCGCCAATAAAGAGGTGAAGCGCCGTGCTCTGCGTCAAGATGAAGTGGCGAATGAAACCAAGATTATTTTGGATCAAGGACACAAACGCATTCTCCTTGTTGCGGGCGAGTCGTATCCCAACGAGGGGATCAACTATATTTTCGATTGTATCGACACGATCTATGATATGAAGACGGAGTGGGGCGAAATACGGCGGGTCAACGTGAATATTGCGCCCCTTACGCTGGAGGAGTTTCAAGAACTGAAACTGCGTCGTATCGGTACTTATCAGCTCTTCCAAGAGACCTATCACCGCGACACCTATAAGAAAGTGCATATTGCGGGTAAGAAACGGGATTTCGATTGGCGCATCACCGCTATGGACCGCGCCATGGCCGCAGGAATCGATGATGTGGGTATTGGCGCGCTTTTCGGTCTCTACGATTGGCGTTTTGAGATGCTCGCGCTGCTGCAGCATATTGCCCATTTGGTGAAGCACTTTGGAATTGGCCCGCATACGATCAGCGTGCCGCGCATTGAGCCTGCCGTAGGCTCCGATTTATCACTTCATCCGCCCATCCCGGTGACGGATCTCGAATTCAAGAAACTCGTCGCCATCCTGCGCCTAACCGTTCCTTACACGGGGATTATCATGTCCACCCGTGAGACGCCGGAGATGCGCCATGAAACGTTGGCGCTCGGTGTGTCTCAGATCTCTGCGGGCAGCCGAACGAATCCGGGCGGATACAACGAAGATGAACAATTCGATACGAGCCAATTTTCTTTGGGCGATCATCGTAATCTGGATGAAGTGGTTGCGGATATTACGAGTATGGGCTATATCCCGTCCTTTTGTACGGGCTGCTACCGTATGAAGCGGACCGGCAAAGATTTCATGGACCTTGCCAAACCGGGCCTGATCAAAAATTATTGTGATGTAAACGCCTTGAGTACCTTCGCCGAATTTCTGGAACACTATGCCTCAGCAGAGACCAAAGAGTCGGGTGATGCCCTGGTTGATTCCATATTAGAGGAGATGCCGGCAGCGCGCCGCGAACGTGCCGAAAAGCTTGTGAAGGGTGTACGTGCAGGCGGCCGCGACCTTTATGTATAA
- the groL gene encoding chaperonin GroEL (60 kDa chaperone family; promotes refolding of misfolded polypeptides especially under stressful conditions; forms two stacked rings of heptamers to form a barrel-shaped 14mer; ends can be capped by GroES; misfolded proteins enter the barrel where they are refolded when GroES binds) produces the protein MMAKQLLFDHEARLALLNGVNQLADAVKTTLGPRGRNVLLERSFGAPKITKDGVTVAKEVEVEDPYENMGARMVRQAASKTNDLAGDGTTTATVLVQSLVENGLRQVTAGANPAHLKRGMEKGLAAALDAIGAMAKKIKNHDEVRQVATVSANGDTTIGDIIANAIEQVGEDGVITIEEGKSFDTEIELVDGMQFDRGYLSPHFVNDRENMRVNLEDAYILCYEKKISAIRELLPLLQKIAQASKPLLIIAEDLEGEALATLVVNRLRGILNVAAIKAPAFGDRRKEILRDLAILTGGQFLSEDLGMKLENLELSQLGTAKRVEITKDNTTIIQGGGKKKDIKGRIDQLRKGIETSTSDYDREKLQERLAKLAGGVAVIQIGAASEIELKEKKDRADDALNATRAAIEEGIVAGGGVPLLRAAAKVKALELSGDEKTGANVLAAAMMQPLAQIAVNAGLEGGVAINNVLETKGNIGFNAESGEMEDLVKAGIIDPAKVIRYAMQNAVSVAGMMITMECLITDAPEKDDDEK, from the coding sequence CGGCGTAAATCAACTTGCCGACGCAGTCAAAACCACCCTCGGACCACGGGGCCGCAATGTACTTTTAGAGCGGTCTTTTGGCGCTCCGAAAATTACGAAAGACGGCGTGACCGTAGCCAAGGAAGTGGAAGTCGAAGATCCTTATGAAAATATGGGAGCGCGCATGGTTCGTCAGGCGGCGAGCAAAACCAACGACCTCGCCGGAGACGGTACCACGACGGCTACGGTTCTAGTGCAGAGTTTGGTAGAAAACGGTCTGCGTCAAGTGACTGCCGGCGCCAATCCTGCCCACCTCAAACGAGGCATGGAAAAAGGTTTGGCAGCCGCTTTAGACGCCATCGGCGCCATGGCTAAAAAAATCAAAAACCACGACGAAGTCCGTCAGGTCGCCACCGTATCCGCCAACGGCGATACGACGATTGGCGATATCATTGCCAACGCAATTGAACAAGTGGGCGAAGACGGCGTTATCACCATTGAAGAAGGCAAATCCTTTGACACGGAAATTGAGCTTGTCGATGGCATGCAGTTTGACCGCGGCTATCTGTCCCCTCATTTTGTCAATGACCGCGAAAATATGCGTGTGAACCTGGAAGACGCCTATATCCTGTGTTATGAAAAGAAAATTAGCGCCATCCGCGAATTGCTTCCCCTCTTGCAGAAGATTGCGCAAGCGAGCAAACCGCTGCTTATCATTGCCGAAGACTTGGAAGGCGAAGCGCTGGCGACCCTCGTTGTAAACCGTCTGCGCGGCATTCTTAACGTAGCCGCCATTAAAGCCCCCGCTTTTGGCGATCGGCGCAAAGAAATCTTGCGTGACCTCGCCATTTTAACGGGCGGTCAATTCCTCAGCGAAGATCTGGGTATGAAACTGGAAAACCTGGAACTGAGCCAGCTGGGCACGGCGAAACGGGTCGAAATTACCAAAGATAATACTACCATCATCCAAGGGGGCGGTAAAAAGAAAGACATCAAAGGCCGTATCGATCAGCTCCGTAAAGGTATCGAAACATCCACTTCTGATTATGACCGCGAAAAATTACAGGAACGCCTTGCCAAACTTGCCGGCGGTGTTGCAGTCATTCAGATTGGCGCAGCCAGCGAAATCGAACTGAAAGAGAAGAAAGACCGTGCCGATGACGCCCTTAACGCGACCCGTGCCGCTATTGAAGAAGGCATCGTTGCAGGCGGCGGCGTGCCCCTGCTCCGTGCAGCCGCAAAGGTAAAGGCTTTGGAACTTTCGGGCGACGAGAAAACCGGCGCGAATGTTCTTGCCGCTGCCATGATGCAGCCCCTCGCCCAGATCGCCGTCAACGCGGGTCTGGAAGGCGGCGTTGCGATCAATAACGTTCTTGAAACCAAAGGAAACATCGGTTTCAACGCAGAATCCGGTGAAATGGAAGACTTGGTGAAAGCGGGTATCATTGATCCTGCCAAAGTGATTCGCTACGCCATGCAAAACGCCGTCAGTGTGGCGGGCATGATGATTACCATGGAATGCCTGATCACCGACGCGCCGGAAAAAGACGACGACGAAAAATAA